A segment of the Candidatus Desulfatibia profunda genome:
ATACCCTGAATCTTTTGGCTGTTCCGCTCCTGGCACTGGCAGGTCACTGGATGATTGCGGCAATGCTCATGGTAACCGAACGCCTGGGCAAAGCGATCCGCACTCCCGCCCGTGACGTCATGCTGTCCCATGCCGGCAAGGCCATGGGCTTCGGGTGGGCCTTCGGGTTACATGAGGCCATGGATCAGATAGGCGCCGTGACAGGCCCTCTTATTATAGCCGCTGTGTTTTTTTTCAAAGGAGGATATCGATTCGGGTATGCAATCCTGCTCATACCTGCGGTGCTGGCGCTTGCCACCCTTTTGGCCGCCCGGATACAATATCCGCAACCCCGCGTTCTCGAAGCGGCTTTTGCTGATGTGCAAACCGGACGCATGCGTCACATTTTCTGGCTCTACATGGCTGCTGTGGGCCTCATTGCGGCGGGTTTTGCCGATTTTCCGCTGGTTGCGTTCCACTTTAAAAAACCCGCCCTGATTTCGGAAAACCTGATCCCTTTGTATTATGCCACCGCCATGGCAACGGATGCTGTGGCCGCGCTGGTTTTCGGTCGGCTTTTTGACCGGATGGGCATCTTTACCCTGGTAATCGGGATATTTTTCTCTTTGTTTTTCGCGCCGCTGGTTTTCCTGGGAGGATGGCAAGCGGCGTTTCTGGGGATGGCGTTTTGGGGTGTCGGCATGGGTGCCCAGGAATCGGTCATGCGGGCGGCGATAGCAGAACTGGTGCCAGCGGAGCGGCGAGGTTCCGCTTACGGGATTTTCAATATGGGATACGGGCTTTTCTGGTTTCTCGGAAGTGCCTTGATGGGGATTTTATACGACGTATCCATCGGGGCGCTGGTTGCCTTCTCGGTTGCAGTGCAACTTTTTTCTATTCCCGTCCTCTTATGGGCGGCATTTTATACCAAACCCTATTTGCCATCAGAGAGGTTTTGAACCGTGCGAAAAAAAATGATGGAATAAGAATTTCATTTTGGGGAGTTGCGCTTTTAGCGGAACGATACCTAACAATGCAAAGCGATTTTATAACTTGACACTGTTTTGCAGTAATATTAATATGTAATTGATCTCTTCATTTTAAGTCTATGCTACAATGATGGTGGAGACTAAAGGTCACGGATTTAGAAAAATACAGCGGATCTGATGAAAAAGGCTGGATGGATGGCTGTGTTGTCTTAATGATTTAATACCGGAATAAATCCCTTGTGAAAGGAGATATGCCATGAATCATGAATCATTTACACGATGATGTAATTAGTCAAAAAAAACTGCCGAGGGTCGGACAAACCGTCAGGAGCAGAAAATACGGCACGCTGTGGAGAGTCATGGAAAAAAGAGAAGTTTGGCAAGCAACCGCAGATGATCCTTTAGGCGGGAAAGCTCGATTGATTCCAGCTATTTATCTTTCATACTGGAAAATCAAAAAAGGACTGATGCCGGGGATCGGGAAGATGCTGGGATATGCCTATACGATCTATGACACTACTTTTGAAAGCAACTGGGAGATCGTCGAATAAACTATAGTAAGTCGGGAATTAACTTAATACAGCGTTTGTCACCCCCCAGTTAAATGAAAAAATAATGACAAACAACCCTCTACATTTGAAGGTGGTGGCCTCGGCATGATAAACTGTATACCGGCAAAACCATCCGGAGAGAGGCCGCCCTTTTTTCTATTCCTGTCCGACCACCTTCACCCGTTCACGCAGCGCCGCAGGCAGTTTGGCTTTCATCGCGGTGGCAGCCACTAAAGGCGGTTCCATGGGCGGCAGCCCCATCTGCCTGAGGATTTGAAAACCTCCTTCTTTGTCCAGCAGGTAGGATAGAAAAGCCTCGGCACTCCGGGGATTGGGGCCGTCCGTAATCATGGTCACGCCATAGGTACAGCTCTGACCGACCTTTACGACGCTTGTGCCCGACTGTGCGCCGCTCACCTCCACCTTGGCTCTACGGTAGAACCAGTCCAACCCGGGGTTCCCCAAATTGATCTCCTGGGGCAGATCCACGTATTTTAAGCCGTGCTGCATTGCCACGGACAGATACTCCCAAGCATAGTCCAGGGCGCCCTCCTGCAGTCTTGCGATCAGTTCGGCGGCATTAGGCATGACTTTGTCCCGGGGCCGGGAGGCCAATAAATTTCGGTACAATCCGGACTGTTGGTAGTGAACCTCGGCAAGTTGCATGACCATCAAGCTGCGATAGCCACAGGGATCCAAGTGCGGGTCGGTGTGCCCCCAAGCCACATGAGGGCGTGTCAGGATGTGGTACCAGTTCTCTGGACCCACCTCAGCAGCATATCTGCTCTTTTCGATGTAGCACAGCACCATCTGGTTAGCCGCGAACCACATGTTCCAGCCGGCGTGCACGGGCATCAATATTTCGTCGATAACCATGTAGTCGGCCGAAGCAAAAATATCTACGGGCATCTTCCGGAGTGCAATGAGGCGCGCCAGTTCGGCGCTCCCACCGGCACGGCGCACCAACAGGATGCCGGGATGTTGGACTCTAAAACTATCGGCCATTGCCTCAAGGGGCCGCGCAAGAGACCCGGCGTGGAAGATGATAACCTCCCCTTTTAAGTCTATGCTCATGGTTTTATCCTAAGCCGTTCGCTTATAAGCCCAAAAAGCTTGCAACATACTTAAATGCCGTAAAGACGATGATGACTGCAAGCATCCACTTGATGGTTTTGGCCG
Coding sequences within it:
- a CDS encoding MFS transporter, translating into MAIFFHDSNEAKMQAKGAFQFVILIGVVSLFGDMTYEAARSLNGPYLAHLGASAAAVGVIAGLGEFVGYGLRLVSGYISDRTRKYWFITILGYTLNLLAVPLLALAGHWMIAAMLMVTERLGKAIRTPARDVMLSHAGKAMGFGWAFGLHEAMDQIGAVTGPLIIAAVFFFKGGYRFGYAILLIPAVLALATLLAARIQYPQPRVLEAAFADVQTGRMRHIFWLYMAAVGLIAAGFADFPLVAFHFKKPALISENLIPLYYATAMATDAVAALVFGRLFDRMGIFTLVIGIFFSLFFAPLVFLGGWQAAFLGMAFWGVGMGAQESVMRAAIAELVPAERRGSAYGIFNMGYGLFWFLGSALMGILYDVSIGALVAFSVAVQLFSIPVLLWAAFYTKPYLPSERF
- a CDS encoding substrate-binding domain-containing protein translates to MSIDLKGEVIIFHAGSLARPLEAMADSFRVQHPGILLVRRAGGSAELARLIALRKMPVDIFASADYMVIDEILMPVHAGWNMWFAANQMVLCYIEKSRYAAEVGPENWYHILTRPHVAWGHTDPHLDPCGYRSLMVMQLAEVHYQQSGLYRNLLASRPRDKVMPNAAELIARLQEGALDYAWEYLSVAMQHGLKYVDLPQEINLGNPGLDWFYRRAKVEVSGAQSGTSVVKVGQSCTYGVTMITDGPNPRSAEAFLSYLLDKEGGFQILRQMGLPPMEPPLVAATAMKAKLPAALRERVKVVGQE